A single Staphylococcus muscae DNA region contains:
- a CDS encoding Veg family protein gives MPKSIVDIKNRLDCQLGNRIVLKANGGRKKTIERCGVLTETYPSVFVVELDPDKHNFERVSYTYADVLTQNVHVSFVDEDAI, from the coding sequence ATGCCAAAATCTATTGTGGACATCAAAAATCGACTTGATTGTCAGTTAGGGAATCGTATTGTACTTAAAGCTAACGGGGGACGAAAGAAAACAATTGAACGTTGTGGCGTTTTAACAGAAACCTATCCATCAGTGTTCGTTGTTGAGCTTGATCCGGATAAACACAACTTCGAGCGTGTGTCTTATACATATGCTGACGTGCTAACACAAAATGTACACGTCTCATTTGTTGATGAAGATGCAATCTAA
- the ispE gene encoding 4-(cytidine 5'-diphospho)-2-C-methyl-D-erythritol kinase, translating to MIYETAPAKINLTLDTLFKRDDGYHEVEMIMTTIDLNDRLSFQKRRDNKIVLKVDESFIPSDERNLAYRAAQLMKETYNIQQGVTITLDKNIPVAAGLAGGSSDAAATMRGLNRLFELGLSLEELSTLSAEIGSDIPFCVYGTTALCKGRGEQIELLKRPPSAWVVIAKPQAGLSTPDIYGGLDLTQPFEVHTQACLIAIENDDYAQMCQSLSNRLEPVSMRLQPEIGKIKRTMLNSGADGALMSGSGPTVYGFAQRERQARHIYNAVSGCCNDVYLVRTLG from the coding sequence ATGATTTATGAAACAGCGCCAGCGAAGATTAACTTGACATTAGACACATTGTTCAAGAGAGATGATGGTTATCATGAAGTTGAGATGATCATGACGACGATTGATTTGAATGATCGATTGTCGTTTCAGAAGCGTCGTGATAACAAAATTGTTTTGAAGGTGGATGAGAGCTTCATCCCGTCAGATGAGCGTAACTTGGCCTATCGTGCAGCACAGTTGATGAAAGAGACATATAATATTCAACAAGGTGTAACGATTACTTTAGATAAAAATATTCCGGTAGCGGCTGGTTTAGCAGGTGGATCTAGTGACGCTGCTGCAACTATGCGTGGACTGAATCGTTTATTTGAGTTAGGTCTATCGTTGGAAGAACTCAGCACGCTATCTGCAGAAATCGGTTCAGATATTCCGTTCTGTGTTTACGGTACGACAGCCTTGTGTAAAGGGCGTGGAGAACAGATTGAACTCTTGAAACGACCACCATCTGCTTGGGTGGTTATTGCGAAACCACAAGCAGGATTATCTACACCAGATATATATGGTGGGCTTGATTTGACACAGCCGTTTGAAGTTCACACACAAGCCTGTTTGATCGCGATTGAGAATGACGATTATGCACAGATGTGCCAAAGTCTCTCCAACCGACTTGAACCAGTCTCGATGCGCTTACAGCCAGAGATTGGTAAAATCAAAAGAACGATGTTGAACAGTGGTGCCGATGGTGCATTGATGAGCGGCAGTGGCCCGACTGTTTACGGGTTTGCGCAACGAGAGCGTCAAGCACGTCATATTTACAATGCTGTAAGTGGTTGTTGCAATGATGTTTACCTTGTGAGAACGCTTGGTTGA
- the purR gene encoding pur operon repressor, protein MRYKRSERIVYMTQYLISNPNKLVPLTYFVEKFKQAKSSISEDVQIIKDTVVKEGLGSIETVAGASGGVRYRPQMQREEAEAVVQEVTMLLQEKDRLLPGGYLFLSDLMGNPTLLKKVGKLIATIYMDEELDAIVTIATKGISLANAVASVLNLPVVVIRKDNKVTEGSTVSINYVSGSSRKIETMVLSKRTLKEHSNVLVVDDFMRAGGSINGVMNLMSEFKAQVKGVSVLVESKEVKQRLIEDYTSLVRLSDVDEYNQDFKVEPGNSLSKF, encoded by the coding sequence GTGCGATATAAAAGAAGTGAACGAATTGTTTACATGACTCAATATCTAATCAGCAATCCAAATAAACTCGTACCGCTGACATACTTTGTAGAGAAGTTCAAGCAAGCAAAGTCATCGATTAGCGAAGATGTCCAAATTATTAAAGACACGGTTGTTAAAGAAGGGCTCGGCTCGATTGAAACGGTTGCGGGCGCGAGTGGTGGCGTTAGGTATCGACCGCAAATGCAGCGTGAAGAGGCTGAAGCGGTCGTGCAAGAGGTCACGATGCTATTACAAGAGAAGGATAGACTGCTACCTGGTGGATATCTCTTTCTATCTGATTTGATGGGGAATCCTACACTGTTGAAGAAGGTAGGAAAGCTCATTGCAACCATCTATATGGATGAAGAACTGGACGCGATTGTGACGATTGCAACGAAAGGTATTTCTCTTGCGAATGCCGTTGCAAGTGTGCTCAATCTGCCAGTAGTTGTGATACGAAAAGACAATAAGGTGACTGAAGGGTCTACCGTGTCGATTAACTATGTATCAGGTTCCTCTAGAAAGATAGAGACGATGGTATTATCGAAACGAACGTTGAAAGAACACTCAAATGTACTCGTAGTAGATGATTTTATGCGCGCTGGTGGTTCGATTAACGGCGTGATGAATTTGATGTCAGAGTTTAAAGCACAAGTAAAAGGGGTATCTGTACTTGTGGAGTCTAAAGAAGTAAAGCAGCGATTGATTGAAGATTATACTTCTCTTGTCCGCCTATCTGATGTTGATGAATACAATCAAGATTTTAAGGTAGAGCCGGGGAATAGCTTATCTAAATTTTAA
- a CDS encoding RidA family protein produces MKLINTQKAPAAVGPYSHAAIVNGMVFTSGQIPLNQEGEIVSDCIQEQTKQVIENLKVVLEEAGSDLDHVVKALIFLSDMENFQKVNEVYGSYFDAHKPARSAVEVARLPKDVKIEIEVIAEIKE; encoded by the coding sequence ATGAAATTAATTAACACACAAAAAGCACCAGCAGCAGTTGGTCCTTATTCACATGCAGCAATCGTAAACGGTATGGTGTTTACGTCAGGTCAAATCCCACTCAATCAAGAGGGTGAAATTGTCAGCGATTGTATTCAAGAGCAAACGAAACAAGTGATTGAAAACTTGAAAGTTGTACTTGAAGAAGCTGGATCTGACTTAGATCACGTTGTCAAAGCTTTAATCTTTTTATCTGATATGGAAAATTTCCAAAAGGTAAATGAAGTGTATGGTTCGTACTTCGATGCACATAAACCTGCAAGAAGCGCGGTAGAAGTTGCACGTTTACCGAAAGATGTAAAGATTGAAATCGAAGTGATTGCTGAGATTAAAGAATAA
- the spoVG gene encoding septation regulator SpoVG produces MKVTDVRLRKIQTEGRMKALVSITLEDAFVIHDLRVIEGNSGLFVAMPSKRTADGEFRDIAHPINSDMRQEIQDAVMKVYEETDEVLPVQQEETEE; encoded by the coding sequence ATGAAAGTGACAGATGTTAGACTTAGAAAAATACAAACGGAAGGAAGAATGAAAGCGTTAGTATCCATCACACTTGAAGATGCTTTCGTTATTCATGATCTACGCGTCATCGAAGGGAATTCAGGCCTTTTTGTCGCAATGCCAAGCAAGCGTACAGCAGATGGCGAGTTCCGTGACATTGCACATCCAATCAACTCAGACATGAGACAAGAGATTCAAGATGCGGTAATGAAAGTATATGAAGAGACAGACGAAGTACTTCCAGTGCAGCAAGAAGAAACAGAAGAATAA
- the glmU gene encoding bifunctional UDP-N-acetylglucosamine diphosphorylase/glucosamine-1-phosphate N-acetyltransferase GlmU, with amino-acid sequence MQRHAIVLAAGKGTRMKSKQYKVLHEVAGKSMIVHVIDQVQQSGITDIVTIVGHGAEQVKATLGTTSQYSFQEAQLGTAHAVKQAAEHLAAQQGTTLVVCGDTPLITSDTLSKLMAHHETSQAQATVLSATTSQPYGYGRIVRNEQGGLVEIVEEKDATEAQKIIQEISSGIFAFDNATLFALLDQVDNDNAQGEYYLPQVLTLILQQQGHIGVYHTDNFDEIMGVNDRVALSRAEQAYRVRMNEYHMREGVTIIDPNTTYIGPDVTIGEDTVIEPGVRITGRTTIGSDVRIGQYSEIRDSQIDDGAVIKQSVITEAVVGAQSTVGPFAQLRPGADLGQDTKIGNFVEVKKARIDDGAKVSHLSYIGDAEVGARTNIGCGAITVNYDGVNKFKTTIGKDVFVGCNANLVAPVTIGDGTLVAAGSTITDNVPDYSLALGRARQVTKEGYLNKESKES; translated from the coding sequence ATGCAGAGACATGCGATTGTTTTAGCAGCTGGCAAAGGCACGCGGATGAAATCAAAGCAATACAAGGTGCTTCATGAAGTCGCTGGAAAATCAATGATTGTACATGTGATTGATCAGGTGCAACAATCTGGTATCACAGACATTGTTACGATTGTGGGTCACGGCGCTGAACAAGTGAAAGCAACACTTGGTACAACATCACAATATAGTTTTCAAGAAGCGCAATTAGGCACTGCACACGCAGTTAAGCAAGCAGCTGAGCATTTGGCAGCACAACAAGGAACAACATTAGTTGTATGTGGTGACACGCCACTTATCACCTCTGATACGTTATCAAAGCTGATGGCACATCATGAGACTTCACAAGCGCAAGCAACAGTTCTCTCAGCGACAACGTCACAACCATATGGATATGGACGTATCGTTCGAAATGAACAGGGTGGCTTAGTAGAGATTGTTGAAGAGAAAGACGCAACCGAAGCACAAAAGATCATTCAAGAGATTAGTTCAGGCATTTTTGCATTTGATAATGCAACGTTATTTGCATTGTTAGATCAAGTGGATAACGACAATGCACAAGGTGAGTACTACTTGCCACAAGTGTTGACACTCATCTTGCAACAACAAGGTCATATTGGCGTGTATCATACTGATAATTTTGATGAGATTATGGGTGTTAACGATCGTGTCGCATTAAGTCGCGCGGAACAAGCGTATCGCGTACGTATGAACGAATATCACATGCGTGAAGGTGTTACAATCATTGACCCTAACACAACGTATATCGGTCCTGATGTGACAATTGGTGAAGACACAGTGATTGAACCGGGCGTTAGAATTACGGGTAGAACGACGATTGGTAGCGACGTGCGTATCGGCCAATATTCTGAAATACGTGATAGCCAGATTGATGATGGCGCAGTCATTAAACAATCTGTCATTACCGAAGCGGTTGTCGGTGCTCAGTCAACGGTTGGACCGTTTGCACAATTACGACCGGGTGCGGATCTTGGACAAGATACGAAGATTGGTAATTTTGTCGAAGTTAAAAAGGCACGTATCGATGATGGTGCGAAAGTATCACACTTGAGTTATATCGGTGATGCAGAAGTGGGTGCACGCACAAATATTGGCTGTGGTGCGATCACGGTGAATTACGATGGTGTGAATAAGTTTAAAACAACGATTGGTAAAGATGTCTTTGTCGGTTGCAATGCAAACTTGGTTGCGCCGGTTACCATTGGAGATGGGACACTTGTAGCAGCTGGATCAACGATTACTGACAATGTGCCAGATTATAGTTTGGCGTTAGGACGTGCAAGACAAGTGACAAAAGAAGGGTACTTAAACAAGGAATCAAAAGAATCATAA
- a CDS encoding ribose-phosphate diphosphokinase, with protein sequence MLNTEYKNSSLKIFSLKGNEPLAKEVADHVGVELGKCTVKRFSDGEIQINIEESIRGCDVFIIQPTSNPVNVHLMELLIMIDACKRASAATISIVVPYYGYARQDRKARSREPITAKLVADLFETAGADRMIALDLHAPQIQGFFDIPIDHLMGVPILADYFLNNKEIDPEKCVVVSPDHGGVTRARKLADILKTPIAIIDKRRPKPNVAEVMNIVGEIEGRTAIIIDDIIDTAGTITLAAQALKDKGATEVYACCTHPVLSGPAKERIENSAIKELIVTNSILLKDEQKPKNIKELSVAELLAQAIIRVYERESVSVLFV encoded by the coding sequence ATGTTAAACACCGAATATAAAAATTCGTCTCTGAAGATTTTCTCGTTGAAAGGTAATGAACCACTCGCAAAAGAAGTTGCAGACCATGTGGGCGTAGAACTTGGAAAATGTACAGTTAAGCGTTTTAGCGATGGTGAGATTCAAATCAATATTGAAGAAAGTATTCGTGGTTGTGACGTTTTTATTATTCAACCAACTTCAAATCCAGTGAATGTTCACTTGATGGAATTATTAATTATGATCGATGCATGTAAACGTGCTTCTGCAGCAACAATTTCAATTGTTGTACCTTACTACGGTTACGCACGTCAAGACCGTAAAGCACGTAGTCGTGAACCAATCACTGCAAAACTTGTTGCGGACTTATTTGAAACAGCAGGTGCAGATCGCATGATCGCTTTAGACTTACATGCACCACAAATTCAAGGATTCTTTGACATTCCAATCGATCATTTAATGGGTGTGCCGATTTTAGCAGATTATTTCTTAAACAATAAAGAAATTGACCCAGAGAAATGTGTCGTTGTATCTCCAGACCACGGTGGCGTAACGCGTGCGCGTAAACTTGCAGATATTTTGAAAACACCAATCGCAATTATCGATAAACGTCGTCCAAAGCCAAATGTTGCAGAAGTGATGAACATTGTCGGTGAGATTGAAGGACGTACAGCGATTATTATCGATGACATTATTGATACAGCTGGTACGATTACATTGGCTGCGCAGGCGTTGAAAGACAAAGGGGCAACAGAAGTATATGCTTGTTGTACACACCCTGTATTATCAGGTCCTGCGAAAGAACGTATCGAAAACTCAGCAATTAAAGAATTGATTGTCACGAACTCAATTTTATTAAAAGATGAGCAAAAACCAAAGAATATTAAAGAACTTTCTGTCGCTGAATTATTAGCACAAGCAATTATTCGTGTGTATGAGCGCGAATCAGTAAGTGTACTATTTGTTTAA
- a CDS encoding 50S ribosomal protein L25/general stress protein Ctc: protein MASLKSIIRQGKQTRGDLRKIRESGKVPAVVYGYGTKNVSVKVDEVEFIKVIREVGRNGVIVLGVGSKEIKVMVSDYQFDPLKNQITHIDFLAINMSEERTVEVPVHLIGEAPGAKEGGVVEQPLFDLNITATPDSIPESIEVDISELNIGDTLSVQDIKVSGDFTIENDAEEAVVSVVAPTEEPTEEEIEAMEGEATTEEPEVVGEEKEESEEE, encoded by the coding sequence ATGGCTTCATTAAAGTCTATTATTCGTCAAGGTAAACAAACACGCGGAGATTTACGTAAAATCCGTGAATCAGGTAAAGTACCAGCAGTAGTATACGGTTACGGCACTAAAAACGTATCAGTAAAAGTTGATGAAGTAGAATTCATCAAAGTAATCCGTGAAGTAGGACGTAACGGTGTTATCGTTTTAGGTGTAGGTTCAAAAGAAATCAAAGTAATGGTATCTGATTACCAATTTGATCCTCTTAAAAACCAAATTACACACATCGACTTCTTAGCAATCAACATGAGCGAAGAGCGTACTGTTGAAGTACCAGTTCACTTAATTGGTGAAGCACCTGGTGCAAAAGAAGGCGGCGTAGTTGAACAACCGTTATTCGACTTAAACATTACTGCTACACCTGATAGCATTCCTGAAAGCATCGAAGTTGATATCAGCGAATTAAACATTGGCGATACTTTAAGCGTACAAGACATTAAAGTATCAGGCGACTTCACTATCGAAAACGATGCTGAAGAAGCAGTTGTATCTGTTGTTGCACCAACAGAAGAACCAACTGAAGAAGAAATCGAAGCAATGGAAGGCGAAGCAACTACTGAAGAGCCTGAAGTTGTAGGCGAAGAAAAAGAAGAATCTGAAGAAGAATAA
- the pth gene encoding aminoacyl-tRNA hydrolase encodes MKCIVGLGNIGKRYERTRHNIGFEVIDYLLDQHQTTLDKQKFRGAYTIARMNGEKVMLIEPLTLMNLSGEAVGPLMDYYNIEIEDLLVLYDDLDLAQGQVRLRQKGSAGGHNGMKSIIAHIGTSDFKRIRIGIDRPTNGMSVPDYVLQKFSDVEMKTMQPVIEHVARAVEAFIDGETFENVMTQYNGEVQ; translated from the coding sequence ATGAAATGTATTGTGGGTTTAGGAAATATTGGCAAACGCTATGAGCGCACAAGACACAATATTGGCTTTGAAGTCATTGACTATTTGTTGGATCAGCATCAAACAACATTGGATAAACAAAAGTTTCGTGGTGCATATACAATCGCCCGTATGAATGGCGAGAAAGTAATGCTAATCGAGCCCTTAACTTTGATGAATCTTTCTGGTGAAGCGGTCGGCCCATTAATGGATTATTATAATATTGAAATAGAAGACTTATTAGTGCTATATGATGATCTTGATTTGGCACAAGGCCAAGTACGTTTGAGACAAAAAGGGAGTGCAGGTGGACACAATGGGATGAAGTCCATTATTGCGCATATAGGCACGAGTGATTTCAAACGTATTCGTATCGGTATTGACCGCCCAACGAATGGCATGTCTGTTCCGGATTATGTCTTGCAAAAGTTTTCAGATGTTGAAATGAAAACGATGCAACCCGTCATTGAGCATGTTGCAAGAGCAGTTGAAGCATTTATTGACGGTGAAACGTTTGAAAACGTCATGACACAATATAATGGTGAAGTTCAGTGA
- the mfd gene encoding transcription-repair coupling factor, translated as MKPIINEIIHRDTQFQNLKEYVGNRNVLVTGLTASAKAAMIAEVYQSGHEQVLLVTNNLYQADKLEADLLQFVPDDELYKYPVQDMMTEEFSTQSPEFMSERVRTLTALAHERRGLFVIPLNGLKKLLTPKALWQSHQMVLNIGDDLDLDTFLTKLVSMGYRRESVVTNIGDFSVRGGIIDIYPLLGEPVRIELFDTEVDSMRLFDVETQRSLENIDSIEITTAHDFIMTEEVREHTVHQLTAAYEQTRPKIEKSFRQDLKDTYDAFHITDEERFDPQVLRRLIAFMYDKSETLMDYFKDNAVVLVDEYQRVKETEDTLTAETTDFLQNLVESGKGFLGQRFMDEDAFETLIRQRQIMYFTLFTSSMPVKLDEIFKFSCKPVQQYYGQYDIMTSELQRFMRQDYRIVIVAETETKKERIQAMLSEMHVPTLLDPDIEAMLPGHAAIVEGSLSEGFELPYMSLVVITERELFKSRQKKTSKKRRKTLTNAEKIKSYQELNVGDYVVHVHHGVGRYLGVETLEVGDVHRDYMKIQYKGTDQLFVPVDQMDQVQKYVGSEDKTPKLYKLGGSEWKKTKAKVQSNVEDIADELIALYKEREQSVGFQFAPDTEEQHVFEMDFPYELTEDQDKSIREIKADMESARPMDRLLCGDVGYGKTEVAVRAAFKAVMSGKQVAFLVPTTILAQQHYETLIERMRDFPVEIQLMSRFRTAKEIKATKEGLKSGFVDIVVGTHKLLGKTIEYKDLGLLIVDEEQRFGVRHKEKIKALKANVDVLTLTATPIPRTLHMSMLGVRDLSVIETPPENRFPVQTYVLEQNANFIKEALERELSREGQAFYLYNKVQSIYEKREQLRMLMPEAEIGVAHGQLTERDLEETMLNFINGEYDILLTTTIIETGVDVPNANTLIIEEADRFGLSQLYQLRGRVGRSSRIGYAYFLHPQNKVLTETAEDRLQAIKEFTELGSGFKIAMRDLNIRGAGNLLGKQQHGFIDSVGYDLYAQMLEEAVNEKRGVKVETQAPELEMDLRLDAYLPASYIQNEQAKIEIYKKLRATETHAQLMDIKDELLDRFNEYPQEVAHLLDSVEIKTYLLQVGVQHVKDTGKVVEVLLTQAGTNRINGEELFRQSEPLGRSMTLGVKDGCMKVTLKKGNQWLESLKFLAKILAESLRLEDEIESGI; from the coding sequence GTGAAACCAATCATCAACGAGATTATTCATAGAGATACACAGTTTCAAAATTTAAAGGAATATGTTGGCAATCGTAATGTGTTAGTCACAGGCTTAACGGCTTCAGCTAAAGCAGCGATGATTGCGGAAGTCTATCAATCGGGTCACGAACAAGTTTTATTAGTGACAAACAACTTATATCAAGCGGACAAGTTAGAAGCAGACTTATTACAATTTGTACCAGATGATGAGTTATACAAGTATCCAGTACAAGACATGATGACAGAAGAATTTTCAACACAAAGCCCAGAGTTTATGAGTGAGCGTGTTCGTACTTTGACGGCACTTGCACATGAACGTCGTGGGTTATTTGTCATCCCGTTGAATGGATTGAAAAAGCTTCTTACACCGAAAGCGTTATGGCAATCTCATCAGATGGTTTTGAATATTGGTGATGATTTAGATCTCGACACCTTTTTAACAAAGCTTGTCAGTATGGGGTATCGTCGAGAATCTGTTGTAACGAACATTGGTGATTTTTCCGTACGTGGTGGTATTATCGACATTTATCCATTGCTTGGAGAGCCCGTGCGTATTGAATTGTTTGATACAGAAGTGGACTCTATGCGCTTATTTGATGTTGAGACGCAACGCTCACTTGAAAATATCGACTCAATTGAAATTACGACGGCTCATGACTTTATTATGACGGAAGAAGTGAGAGAACATACGGTACATCAGTTGACGGCTGCGTATGAACAAACACGACCAAAAATTGAAAAATCATTCCGTCAAGATTTGAAAGATACGTATGATGCCTTTCATATTACGGATGAAGAACGCTTTGATCCACAAGTTTTAAGACGATTGATTGCATTTATGTATGATAAGTCTGAAACATTGATGGATTATTTTAAAGACAATGCGGTTGTGTTAGTTGATGAATACCAACGGGTAAAAGAAACTGAAGATACATTGACTGCCGAAACGACAGATTTTTTACAGAACTTAGTAGAAAGTGGGAAAGGTTTTCTCGGGCAGCGCTTCATGGATGAAGATGCTTTTGAAACACTTATTCGTCAGCGTCAAATTATGTATTTTACATTGTTTACGTCATCGATGCCTGTGAAGTTAGATGAGATTTTCAAGTTTTCATGTAAGCCGGTTCAACAATATTATGGTCAGTACGATATTATGACGTCGGAACTTCAACGATTTATGCGTCAAGATTATCGCATTGTGATTGTTGCGGAGACAGAGACGAAAAAAGAACGCATTCAAGCGATGTTAAGTGAAATGCATGTTCCTACATTGCTAGATCCAGATATTGAAGCGATGTTGCCAGGTCATGCAGCAATTGTAGAAGGTAGTTTGTCGGAAGGCTTCGAATTACCATACATGTCTCTCGTCGTTATCACGGAGCGAGAATTGTTCAAGTCAAGACAGAAGAAAACGTCTAAAAAACGTCGTAAAACATTGACAAATGCTGAGAAAATCAAATCATACCAAGAATTGAATGTAGGTGACTATGTCGTTCATGTACATCATGGTGTCGGACGTTATCTTGGTGTAGAGACACTTGAAGTGGGTGACGTACATCGTGATTACATGAAGATTCAATACAAAGGGACGGATCAGTTATTTGTCCCTGTCGATCAGATGGACCAAGTACAAAAATATGTTGGGTCAGAAGATAAAACGCCGAAGCTTTATAAGTTAGGCGGTAGTGAATGGAAGAAAACAAAAGCAAAAGTACAAAGTAACGTTGAAGATATTGCAGATGAGTTGATTGCATTATACAAAGAGCGTGAGCAATCTGTCGGTTTTCAGTTTGCACCTGATACTGAAGAGCAACATGTTTTTGAAATGGACTTCCCATACGAATTAACGGAAGATCAAGATAAGTCAATTCGTGAGATTAAGGCCGATATGGAAAGTGCACGCCCAATGGATCGTCTACTCTGCGGTGATGTTGGTTACGGTAAGACAGAAGTCGCCGTCCGTGCCGCATTTAAAGCAGTCATGTCAGGTAAACAAGTTGCGTTTCTCGTACCAACAACGATACTGGCACAACAACACTACGAAACACTGATTGAACGTATGCGTGATTTCCCAGTTGAGATTCAGTTGATGAGCCGTTTTCGTACGGCGAAAGAAATCAAAGCAACGAAGGAAGGTTTAAAATCTGGTTTCGTTGATATTGTTGTCGGAACGCACAAGTTGTTAGGAAAGACAATCGAATACAAAGACTTGGGCTTGTTAATTGTTGATGAGGAACAGCGTTTCGGTGTGCGCCACAAAGAGAAAATTAAGGCGCTCAAAGCAAATGTTGATGTCCTAACGCTGACAGCAACGCCGATACCGAGAACATTGCATATGAGTATGCTAGGTGTGCGTGACTTATCAGTGATTGAAACACCACCTGAAAATCGCTTCCCTGTTCAGACATATGTCTTGGAGCAAAATGCGAACTTTATAAAAGAAGCATTGGAACGTGAATTATCTCGAGAAGGGCAAGCGTTCTACTTGTACAACAAAGTCCAATCCATCTATGAGAAGCGTGAACAGTTACGCATGTTAATGCCGGAAGCCGAGATTGGTGTAGCGCATGGACAGTTAACGGAACGAGATCTTGAAGAAACGATGCTCAACTTTATCAATGGTGAATACGACATTCTTCTCACAACGACGATTATTGAAACGGGTGTGGATGTGCCAAATGCAAACACATTGATTATTGAAGAAGCGGATCGTTTTGGTTTGAGTCAGTTGTATCAATTACGTGGACGTGTAGGGCGTTCAAGTCGTATTGGATATGCCTATTTCTTACATCCTCAAAATAAAGTATTAACGGAAACAGCGGAAGATCGTCTACAAGCGATTAAAGAATTTACAGAGCTCGGTAGTGGCTTTAAAATTGCAATGCGTGACTTAAATATTCGTGGTGCAGGAAACTTACTAGGCAAGCAACAACACGGCTTTATCGATTCTGTCGGTTATGATCTCTATGCGCAAATGCTAGAAGAAGCGGTTAATGAAAAACGTGGTGTCAAAGTCGAAACGCAAGCTCCAGAACTTGAAATGGATTTACGATTAGATGCTTACTTACCTGCATCATATATTCAAAATGAACAAGCTAAAATTGAAATTTATAAAAAACTACGTGCGACTGAGACGCATGCACAATTAATGGATATTAAAGATGAATTGCTAGATCGCTTTAATGAATATCCACAAGAAGTCGCGCATTTGTTAGATTCTGTGGAAATTAAAACGTATTTATTACAAGTCGGTGTGCAACATGTAAAGGATACAGGTAAAGTGGTGGAAGTGTTGCTGACACAAGCTGGTACGAATCGAATCAATGGCGAAGAATTATTCCGACAATCTGAACCACTTGGACGCAGTATGACACTTGGTGTAAAAGATGGTTGTATGAAAGTAACATTGAAAAAAGGCAATCAATGGTTGGAATCCCTGAAGTTTTTAGCGAAAATTCTAGCAGAAAGTTTGAGGTTAGAAGATGAAATCGAAAGCGGCATTTAA